TTTTTTAGTGGAGTGCCAGTAGGGCGCGTGAGTAAAATTTTAAAAGAGAGCTCCTATCAAAGCGTGATAGTTGAGCCTTATGTGAAGCTAAATATACCAAACTACCTATACGTTGTTACAAAGGAAAAATAATGCCAAAAAGAACAGACATAAATACCATTTTGCTAATCGGCTCAGGCCCTATCGTCATCGGTCAAGCCTGCGAATTTGACTACTCAGGCACGCAAGCAGCCAAGACGCTAAAGGAGCTTGGATACCGCGTAGTGCTTATCAACTCAAACCCAGCCACCATCATGACTGACCCAAATTTTGCCGATGCAACGTATATAGAGCCGATCACAAAAGAGAGCATTTTAAGGATCATCGAAAAAGAAAATATTGACGCTATCTTGCCAACAATGGGCGGTCAAGTGGCGCTAAATGCCGCTATGGAGGTCTTTGAGAGCGGCCTTTTAAAGGATGTCAAATTTCTTGGTGCAAACCCAGAAGCGATAAAAAAGGGCGAAGATAGACAAATTTTTAAAGCGACCATGCAAAAGATCGGCATGGACCTGCCTGAGAGTAGATATGCTTATAACATGGATGACGCGCTAAATGCAGCAAATGAGATAGGCTTCCCACTAATAATAAGAGCTAGCTATACGCTTGGTGGTGCAGGAAGCGGCGTGGCTTATAATATGGATGAGTTTAAAGAGCTAGCCAACACCGGCCTTGACGCAAGCCCAATACATGAAATTTTGATAGAAGAGAGCCTGCTTGGCTGGAAAGAGTACGAGATGGAAGTCATTAGAGATAGAAATGACAACTGCATCATCGTCTGCTCGATCGAAAATTTCGACCCAATGGGCGTGCATACAGGCGATAGCATCACGGTCGCACCGGCCTTAACGCTCACAGATAAGGAGTATCAAGCTATGCGTGACGCTAGCTTTGCCATACTTCGTGAGATTGGCGTTGATACGGGCGGCAGTAACGTGCAGTTTGCCATAGATCCAAAAACTGGCCGCATGATCGTTATCGAGATGAACCCACGTGTTAGCCGAAGCTCAGCGCTAGCAAGTAAGGCTACTGGCTATCCTATCGCAAAGGTCGCGACTCTACTTGCAGTTGGTTTTAGTTTAGATGAGATCAAAAATGACATCACTGGCACGCCTGCTAGCTTTGAGCCGGTGATCGACTACATTGTGACAAAGATCCCACGCTTTACATTTGAGAAATTTCCAGGATCAAACCCATATCTAGGCACCGCGATGAAGTCAGTTGGCGAGGTGATGGCGATAGGTAGGACATTTAAAGAGAGTATCCAAAAGGCGCTTTGCAGCCTAGAGCGCGACCTTTGCGGATTTAATAGCCTTAGCCTAGAGAAAAATGCCTTGGTTTATGGCATCAGAAATGCAAACGAGCAGAGAATTTTATATATTGCGCAGGCATTTAGAGATGGATTTAGCGTAGCTGAGGTGCATGAGTTTAGCAAGATCGATCCTTGGTTTTTGGAGCAAATTTATGAGATAGTTAAATTTGAAGATAAGATCGACATGGATATCTTAAACAACGAGGAGCTACTGCGAGAGGCTAAAAGCATGGGCTTTTCAGACAAGATGATAGCTGTGCTTATAAATGAAAAAGACGATCTTGAGCTTAGTCAAAATGATATCTATTTTGCTAGACAAAAGCTTGGCATCGAGCTTGAATACAATGAGGTTGATACTTGCGCAGGTGAGTTTAAGGCACTAACTCCGTATCTTTACTCAACCACAAATATCACTAAATTTCCTAAAAAAGAGCTAGCAAAAGACGCTAAAAAGGTGATGATAATAGGTGGCGGTCCAAATAGGATCGGTCAGGGTATAGAGTTTGACTACTGCTGCGTGCATGCAAGCTACGCCCTAAGAGACCTTGGCATAAAAACGATAATGTACAACTGCAACCCAGAAACCGTCTCAACCGACTACGACACGAGCGATATTTTGTATTTTGAGCCGATTGATTTTGAGCATGTTAGATCAGTCATCGAGCGTGAAAAGCCAGACGGCGTGATCGTGCATTTTGGCGGCCAAACTCCGCTTAAATTCGCAAAACGCCTAAGCGTGATCGGCGCTAAGATCATCGGCACAACTGCAAGAGTGATCGATGTGGCCGAGGATAGAAAGAAATTTAGTGAATTTATAAATAAAATAGGCGTCCTTCAACCTAAAAATGACACTGCCACTAGCTTAGAGGAAGCCTTACAAAAGGCCGCAAATATCGGCTATCCAGTGCTAGTTCGTCCAAGCTACGTCCTTGGCGGTAGGGCGATGAGAAGGGTACACAACGAGAGCGAACTAAAAGAGTATATGAGTGAAGCGGTCAAAGTTAGCAATCACTCGCCAGTACTACTTGATAAATTTTTACAAGATGCAAAAGAGCTTGATGTAGATGCGATATGTGACGGCAAAGAGGTCTATATCGGCGCGATAATGGAGCACATTGAGGAGGCTGGAATTCACTCTGGCGACTCAGCTTGCATATTGCCACCGATGAGCTTAGGCGAAGAAATGATAAAAAAAGTGGAGAAGCAAACCAGAGATATCGCGCTAAA
This window of the Campylobacter concisus genome carries:
- the carB gene encoding carbamoyl-phosphate synthase large subunit, with the protein product MPKRTDINTILLIGSGPIVIGQACEFDYSGTQAAKTLKELGYRVVLINSNPATIMTDPNFADATYIEPITKESILRIIEKENIDAILPTMGGQVALNAAMEVFESGLLKDVKFLGANPEAIKKGEDRQIFKATMQKIGMDLPESRYAYNMDDALNAANEIGFPLIIRASYTLGGAGSGVAYNMDEFKELANTGLDASPIHEILIEESLLGWKEYEMEVIRDRNDNCIIVCSIENFDPMGVHTGDSITVAPALTLTDKEYQAMRDASFAILREIGVDTGGSNVQFAIDPKTGRMIVIEMNPRVSRSSALASKATGYPIAKVATLLAVGFSLDEIKNDITGTPASFEPVIDYIVTKIPRFTFEKFPGSNPYLGTAMKSVGEVMAIGRTFKESIQKALCSLERDLCGFNSLSLEKNALVYGIRNANEQRILYIAQAFRDGFSVAEVHEFSKIDPWFLEQIYEIVKFEDKIDMDILNNEELLREAKSMGFSDKMIAVLINEKDDLELSQNDIYFARQKLGIELEYNEVDTCAGEFKALTPYLYSTTNITKFPKKELAKDAKKVMIIGGGPNRIGQGIEFDYCCVHASYALRDLGIKTIMYNCNPETVSTDYDTSDILYFEPIDFEHVRSVIEREKPDGVIVHFGGQTPLKFAKRLSVIGAKIIGTTARVIDVAEDRKKFSEFINKIGVLQPKNDTATSLEEALQKAANIGYPVLVRPSYVLGGRAMRRVHNESELKEYMSEAVKVSNHSPVLLDKFLQDAKELDVDAICDGKEVYIGAIMEHIEEAGIHSGDSACILPPMSLGEEMIKKVEKQTRDIALNLGVVGLMNIQFAIYENELYMIEVNPRASRTVPFVSKATGVPMAKVATRVMWQRNLREALKFYDDYRVVYEDGDILKPRVSSHICVKECVLPFNKLSGADLILGPEMKSTGEVMGISHDFASSFAKSQIAASNTLPSKGRVFLTLADADKSYAPDLARELIALGFSIIATGGTHKILSEAGVEAEFVYKISEGRPNVEDRLKNGDIALVINTSDTKSSVDDGKKIRQNVLRFKIPYFTTIRAALAAAKSLSSVQTGKALEVKSLQEYLSKK